A region of Aliivibrio fischeri DNA encodes the following proteins:
- a CDS encoding outer membrane protein transport protein: MNNNKNRLSIAVALGLLGSVASSNTMAAGFQLAEYSATGLGRAYAGEAAIADGADTQWRNPAMLTYLEGTQISVGGIYVNPNVDVNGYVDGSKSLTQKSGHTSSKDFAHSAVIPNFYLSHRVNEKLALGVALGTNYGMETDLDDNFAASHFGNTASIITKELNLNIAYQVMPQVSIGGGVRYVMGEGHFGAKTPSNINLGPLGNIPKGTTLKYMEGTDEAFGWQLGTAWQINEANRIGFTYKSKVDLSLEGHAEGFAFNPKNPTEHYSGSMALAMPATAELASFHQLTDTIALHASFNWTDWSSFEKLEANIPSLSTPVQDIKEEHWEDNYRLAIGGTYQLDQKLTLRSGIAYDTSAVSDKNRTITIPETDRLWLSIGAGYDWSKNLSLDAGFTYIVAKDAPITESRGYESDDAAQAIGGQFTGETTGNVWLVGVQANYRF, translated from the coding sequence ATGAACAACAATAAAAATCGTCTATCTATCGCAGTGGCACTTGGCCTATTAGGTTCAGTTGCAAGCTCAAACACTATGGCTGCAGGTTTCCAACTTGCAGAATATTCAGCTACAGGTTTAGGCCGTGCTTACGCAGGTGAAGCGGCAATCGCTGATGGTGCTGACACACAATGGCGTAACCCTGCAATGCTGACATATTTAGAAGGCACTCAAATTTCTGTTGGTGGTATTTATGTTAATCCAAACGTTGATGTAAATGGTTATGTTGATGGTTCTAAATCACTAACTCAAAAAAGTGGACATACCTCATCTAAAGATTTTGCTCACAGTGCAGTAATCCCTAACTTTTACCTATCGCACCGTGTTAATGAAAAACTAGCTCTTGGTGTCGCTCTTGGTACCAACTACGGTATGGAAACCGATCTTGATGATAACTTTGCAGCAAGCCATTTTGGTAACACAGCAAGCATCATCACTAAAGAGTTGAATCTAAACATCGCTTACCAAGTAATGCCACAAGTAAGCATTGGTGGTGGTGTACGTTATGTTATGGGTGAAGGACATTTTGGCGCGAAAACACCAAGCAATATAAACCTTGGTCCTCTTGGAAATATCCCTAAAGGTACCACATTAAAATATATGGAAGGTACGGATGAAGCTTTTGGATGGCAATTGGGGACAGCTTGGCAAATCAACGAAGCTAACCGCATTGGTTTTACTTATAAATCAAAAGTCGATTTAAGCTTAGAAGGTCATGCGGAAGGGTTTGCATTTAACCCTAAAAATCCAACAGAACATTACTCAGGCTCAATGGCTTTAGCTATGCCAGCAACAGCTGAATTAGCTAGTTTTCATCAGCTAACAGATACCATAGCACTTCACGCTAGTTTTAACTGGACAGATTGGAGCAGCTTTGAAAAATTAGAAGCGAATATCCCTTCTCTTAGTACGCCAGTTCAAGATATCAAAGAAGAACATTGGGAAGATAACTACCGTCTAGCTATCGGTGGTACTTACCAATTAGATCAAAAACTAACTCTACGTTCTGGTATTGCTTACGATACTTCAGCGGTTAGTGATAAAAATCGTACAATTACTATCCCAGAAACCGATCGCTTATGGTTAAGTATTGGTGCCGGTTACGACTGGTCTAAAAACTTAAGCTTAGATGCTGGTTTTACTTACATCGTAGCTAAAGACGCACCGATCACTGAATCTCGTGGTTATGAGTCGGATGATGCAGCTCAAGCAATTGGCGGTCAATTCACTGGCGAAACAACTGGTAACGTATGGCTAGTTGGTGTTCAAGCGAACTACCGTTTCTAA
- a CDS encoding DUF2238 domain-containing protein, whose translation MSIPQSIKQQPMLLALTSLYSVIFLFSAFEPVSRAVWFAEIIPALLILAGIFYMATRFQFSKTALVFMFIWLFLHTIGAKYTFADVPFDWFNNLIGSERNNFDRVAHFSIGFYAYPIAEYLIKTKKCSTPLAMAFGLFTLMSVAAGYEIIEWWYAAIAGGDEGIAFLGSQGDIWDAQKDMLCDTTGSLFALLILFFQRNNR comes from the coding sequence ATGTCTATACCTCAATCCATAAAACAGCAACCTATGCTACTGGCTCTCACATCTCTTTATTCTGTGATATTTCTTTTTTCTGCTTTTGAGCCTGTATCACGAGCGGTATGGTTTGCTGAAATTATTCCTGCATTATTAATTTTAGCTGGCATTTTTTACATGGCGACACGCTTTCAGTTCAGCAAAACTGCCTTGGTATTCATGTTTATTTGGCTATTTCTTCATACTATTGGCGCTAAATATACTTTTGCCGACGTTCCTTTTGATTGGTTTAATAACTTGATTGGGTCTGAGCGAAATAACTTCGATCGAGTCGCACACTTCTCAATTGGTTTTTACGCATACCCTATCGCTGAATATCTCATCAAAACAAAGAAATGCTCTACTCCTCTTGCGATGGCTTTTGGCTTATTCACATTAATGAGTGTTGCTGCTGGATATGAGATTATTGAATGGTGGTATGCCGCTATTGCAGGTGGTGATGAAGGGATTGCTTTTTTAGGATCTCAAGGGGATATTTGGGATGCGCAGAAAGATATGTTATGTGATACAACCGGCTCTCTATTTGCTTTATTAATCTTATTTTTCCAGCGGAATAATCGCTAG
- a CDS encoding MlaA family lipoprotein, which produces MKRVWTSCCILLFVSACSQTPEQTEEELDTTQQIDTEYEETHVSDPLEGFNRVMWGLNYDYLDPYLVRPVSIGYVEYTPTPIRYGIANFLANLDEPSSMINNLLMGNGNMAMVHFNRFWLNTTLGLVGLIDIASAADIQKPDSKSFGDALGHYGVGNGPYFMLPGYGPWTLREAGDFVDGLYMPLSYLNFWQGLGKWGLEGMESRVLLISQEPMLEASPDPYVLTRDVYLQRQDFKAEIEPEVDLDAEDDIDDYLDEIDE; this is translated from the coding sequence GTGAAAAGAGTATGGACTTCTTGTTGTATTCTACTTTTTGTGAGTGCTTGCTCACAAACACCAGAACAAACAGAAGAAGAGTTAGATACAACACAACAGATTGATACGGAATATGAAGAAACGCACGTAAGTGATCCTCTTGAAGGATTTAACCGTGTAATGTGGGGGCTAAATTATGATTATTTAGACCCATATCTAGTTCGCCCTGTATCTATTGGTTATGTCGAATACACGCCAACCCCAATTCGATATGGGATTGCAAACTTTTTAGCTAATTTAGATGAGCCATCAAGCATGATAAATAATTTACTCATGGGAAATGGCAATATGGCGATGGTTCACTTTAATCGTTTTTGGCTAAATACAACATTAGGCCTCGTTGGCTTAATTGATATTGCTAGTGCTGCAGATATACAGAAACCAGACAGTAAATCGTTTGGTGATGCTTTAGGACATTATGGTGTAGGTAATGGCCCTTACTTTATGCTACCTGGTTACGGGCCTTGGACACTGCGAGAAGCTGGGGACTTTGTTGATGGTTTATATATGCCGCTGTCATACCTTAATTTCTGGCAAGGTTTAGGTAAGTGGGGACTAGAAGGCATGGAGTCTCGTGTGCTGTTGATTTCGCAAGAACCTATGCTAGAAGCGTCACCAGATCCTTACGTATTAACACGAGATGTTTATTTACAACGTCAAGACTTTAAAGCTGAGATTGAACCTGAAGTTGATTTAGATGCTGAAGATGATATCGATGACTATTTAGATGAAATAGACGAGTAA
- a CDS encoding cytochrome c-type biogenesis protein, with protein MKLNLRKLGLRSFAVIAFSLFAVQVSYATIDLYEFDSPEQEQQFKELGQTLRCPKCQNNNIADSSAELAQDMRHKVYEMTKQGKSDDEIISYMIDRYGNFVTYDPPLTAGTLVLWLGPLSVLVFGFGLIVIRSRKTAAEKEAKSEEWDNEHEERLNALLNEDNNDNGKVNK; from the coding sequence ATGAAATTAAACCTACGTAAATTAGGTCTTCGCAGTTTTGCGGTGATTGCATTTAGTTTATTTGCAGTGCAAGTAAGCTACGCAACGATTGACTTATATGAGTTTGATTCGCCAGAGCAAGAGCAGCAATTTAAAGAGTTAGGTCAGACTTTACGTTGTCCAAAATGTCAAAATAACAACATTGCAGATTCAAGTGCCGAGTTGGCTCAAGACATGCGCCATAAAGTGTATGAAATGACTAAACAAGGTAAATCTGATGATGAAATTATTTCGTACATGATTGATCGTTACGGAAACTTTGTAACCTATGATCCACCTTTAACGGCTGGAACACTTGTTTTATGGTTAGGTCCATTAAGTGTCTTAGTGTTTGGTTTTGGTCTTATTGTGATTCGCAGTCGTAAAACGGCAGCAGAAAAAGAAGCAAAATCTGAAGAGTGGGATAACGAACATGAAGAACGTTTGAACGCTTTATTAAATGAAGACAATAATGACAATGGGAAGGTAAACAAATGA
- a CDS encoding DsbE family thiol:disulfide interchange protein: protein MNKNFLFAPLALFLILVAVFATQLTRNSNGDDPTKLESVLVGKPVPEFRLEDLAQEGKLYDQSIFKGEPLLLNVWATWCPTCYAEHQYLNTLATEGVKIIGMNYKDDRAGAVQWLKELGNPYLITLFDGDGMLGMDLGVYGAPETFLIDSNGIVRYRHVGDVNERNWNETLKPMYDQLVAEAK, encoded by the coding sequence ATGAATAAGAACTTTTTATTTGCACCATTAGCGCTGTTTTTAATTTTAGTCGCAGTGTTTGCTACTCAGTTAACACGCAACTCAAATGGTGATGATCCAACTAAACTTGAATCGGTACTGGTAGGTAAACCAGTACCTGAATTCCGCTTAGAAGATCTTGCTCAAGAAGGAAAGCTTTATGATCAAAGCATCTTCAAAGGAGAGCCTTTACTGCTAAATGTATGGGCTACATGGTGTCCAACGTGTTATGCAGAACACCAGTATTTAAATACGCTAGCAACAGAAGGCGTAAAAATCATCGGTATGAACTACAAAGATGACCGTGCAGGTGCTGTGCAATGGCTAAAAGAGCTAGGTAATCCATACCTTATTACTCTTTTTGATGGTGATGGTATGTTAGGTATGGATCTTGGTGTGTATGGTGCTCCAGAGACTTTCTTAATTGATAGCAATGGCATTGTTCGCTACCGTCATGTTGGTGATGTTAATGAGCGTAATTGGAATGAAACACTAAAACCAATGTATGACCAACTTGTTGCGGAGGCGAAATAA